tggggcctttgggaggtgattagatcatgaagTTTgcaggattagtgcccttatatagGAGACCCCAGAGcaaaagatggccatctatgaaccaggaagcgaACCCTcagcagacactgaatctgccgtttacttgatcttgggcttcccagtctgcagaactgtgagaaataaatttctgttatttacaagccacccagtctatggtatcttGTTATAGCAGCTTGAATGAACTGAGACATATACAAAGGgtatgaatcttttttttcttaacatctttattggaatataattgctttacagtgttgtgttagtttctgctgtataacaaagtgaatcagctatatgcatacgtatatccccatatcccctccctcttgtgtctccctcccaccctccttatcccacaccTCTGGGTGGTCGCAAAGCATggcgctgatctccctgtgctatgcagctgcttcccactagctatctattttacatttggtagtgtatgtatgtcaatgttactctctctcttcgtcccagcttacccttcccccaacccgtatcctcaagtccattctccacatctgtgtctttattcctgtcctatccctaggttcattagaaccatttttttttttagattccatatatatgtgttagtgtacagtattggtttttctctttcttacttacttcactctgtatgacagactctaggtccatccacctcactacaaataactcaatttcgtttctttttatggctgagtaatattccattgtatatatgtgccacatcttctttatccattcatctgtcgatggacacttaggttgcttccatgtcctggctattgtaaatagtgctgcagtgaacattgtggcacatgactcttttgaattatggttttttcagggtatatgcccagtagtgggattgctgggtcatatggtagttctatttttagttttttaaggaacctccatactgttctccatagtggctgtaccaatttacattcccaccaacagtgcaagagggttcccttttctccacaccctctccagcatttattatttgtagattttttgatgatggccattcggaccggtgtgaggtgatacctcattgtagttttgatttgcatttctctaatgattagtgatgtcgagcatcgtttcatgtgtttgttggccatctgtgtatcttctttggacaaatgtctatttaggtcttctgcctatttttggattgggttgtttgtttttttgatgttgagttgcatgagctgcttgtatattttggagattaatcctttgtcagttgcttcgtttgcaaatattttctcccattctgaggttgtctttttgtcttgtttatggtttcctttgctgtgcaaaagcttttaagtttcattaggtcccatttgtttatttttgtttttatttccatttctctaggagatgggtcaaaaagtatcttgctgtgatgtatgtcatatagagtgttctgcctatgttttcctcaaagagttttatagtgtctggccttacatttaggtctttaatccattctgagtttatttttgtgtatggtgttaggaagtgttccaatttcattcttttacatgtagctgtccagttttcccagcaccacttattgaagaggcagacttttctccattgtatactcttgcatcctttatcaaagataaggtgaccatatgtgcgtgggtttatctctgggttttctatcctgttccattgatttatatttctgtttttgtgccagtaccatattgtcttgattattatagctttgtagtatagtctgaagtctgggagcctgattcctccagctctgtttttctttcttaagatgttttggctattcgggggtctttttgtttccatacaaattgtgcaattttttgttctagttctgtgaaaattgccattggtagtttgatagggattgcattgaatctgtagattgctttaggtagtatattcattttcacaatattgagtcttccaatccaagaacatggtatatctcgtcatctgtttgtatcatctttaatttctttcatcagtgtcttatagttttctgcatacaggtcttttgtctccttaggtaggtttattcctaggtattttattctttttgttgcaatggtaaatgggagtgtttccttaatttctctttcagatttttcatcattagtgtataggaatgcaagagatttctgtgcattaattttgtatcctgctactctaccaaattcattgattagctctagtagttttctggtagcatctttaggattctctatgtatagcatcatgtcatctgcaaacagggacagtttcacttcttctgtgcttattttttaattatatgatAAGTGATATTAATTTCTATTTATGATAGTGGtataaagtttccttttaaaaataaatgtatttaaataaatttaagtaaaattgtgttgattaaagaaaatattagctaGAAGGCCTACTGGCAGTACATGGGTATGCAAATGGTTCAAATGTGGGACCCAGTGATTTCAGCTAATTGTCAGgcccctgctcccctcctcctgctgccaGGCCAGGGAATGTCACACCTGCCCCCCAGCAGGCCTGGCTCTGGGCCCGCAGGAGTTGGGGACTCACCTCATACTGCACCACAAGGGACATTGTCTTTCTCACGAGTTTGACCACAGTGTTCACGGCTTCACTGACCAGTCCAATGGGGCTGGAAAAGGGAGGAAACTGATAAAGCTTGGTGAAGTTGGCAGAGCAGCCAAGCAGGAGACGTGGGAAGAGGGTGGAAGATGGTGGAGCACCTTGAAGTCAGGTGACTTGAGCCTCTATCCAGGGGTATCATCACTTAGAACCCCATGTCTGACCAGCAGCTCACCCCAATACCCCATGAGTCTCATCACAACCCTGAGACCTCATCCATTCATcgatccatccattcatctatccatccatccattcatccatctatccattcattcattcaacacatatttatagaGCACCAACTATGCGCCAGAAACCAAGTGAGACTGGGGACACAGGGATGAGCAAAGCACAAGCAGCTCCTAAACTGGCACCTAAATAGTATATTAAACAATTTTGGCTAAGGCTGGCTCCTTCCCACCTGCAGCTCTCAGCATaactgtcacctcctcagagcagCCCTCCGTGACTGCTTGCCTAAGGGAGGGCTTTGTATCATAGTACCCTGTTAAGTGTGCTGCTCTGCCCAGGGATCATTGCAATGTGACACTTCCCTTGTGGGCTCTTTATTAGTGTACTGAATGCTCGTCTGTCTGCCTTTCCCTCAAGAGAATAAACTCCATGAGAACAAGTTCCTTGTCTGCTGTCACCAGTACCTTCTCCAGAGCTCAGAATGGTGGctgcctggcatgtagcagaTGTGTAATACATTTTTggctgaaggaataaatgaagtaaacatacaattaaatatataatgaaaacttGTGACAAGAACTCAGAAGGGCAAGGGTAGATTCTTACAAGAGAGAATAGGAGAAACTTTGTTTTAGACCCTGAAGAATGAGACGTACATTGAGATGACTTGGGGGAAAAGGTGTTCTTTGTAGCCAGAGCAGCCCGTGCACAGGTTTTGAGGCGGGAAGAAGTTTGTCTGAGGCACAGAGCAAAAGCTAGCATGTCCAGGGCAGGGTGGGCAAAGGGGAGAGCACAGGGACACGAAGGTGGATCCAGACCAAGCAGTGCCTAGATGGCCCTGAGGAGGGCTTGGGATTCCACCCAAAGTGGAGAGAAAAGCCCTGAGAGAATTTGGAGCAGCAGAGTGGaatgccattttacagatatggacACTGGGACCCAGAGGGCAGGATGAATTCCCTGGGACTATGCGCAAGGCAGTATCCAGCAGGGCTCAGGCATTTGGACTTACATCTCAGTCTTTCCAAGTAATAGTAGGCTGTGGAGCCTTTCTTTGGCTTTGGGGGGTCTTTAGGTAACCTGTGATCAGATTCCTTGTTGGGGTAGGATGGATTGACTTCTGCTCATGGCTCAGCCTTGTTCCCTGCCAAAGGCAACCTTCCCCCAGCCTTCAGCTTCCAGACCACTTTTCCTCTGCCAGCCATGACCAGAGTCAGCCTTTCCCCCTCCACTCTCCTCCCTGGGCTACACATGCTCTTTCAAGCACACAGTTTAAGATGTAGATTTTGTGGGTTACCAGAGATCAGTGATTTAAATGGAGAGGATTATGTTTTCAAGATCTcatttttggaattttccagTGGGTGGAGGATGATTTGGGGAAATCTGAAATTAGAGCCCATGGTAGGTACTcactcctctttctccctccgAACTGGAGGCAAGAAGGTAAAcacagtttattattattattgttattattattattattattattattaagagaCATTATATAATAACAAAAGGGTCAGTTTttcaagaagatatagcaatgcTAAATGTgcatgcacctaacaacagatcttcaaaaaacataaagcaaaaatgGGTAAAGCTGAAAGGtgaaataggcaaattcacagtTATGGTTGGAGAGGTCAACACTCGTGTCTCACTAATGGGaagaacaaagagacagaaagtcagcatggatattattattactgagagcttagtatgtgccaggctgAATGCTAAACACTTGCATTTTCTCATTTGGTCAGCACAGTACCTATGaattaggtattattatcatcctcagtttacagatgtgaaaactgaagctcagagaggctaaattGGTTACAAAGTCACAAGTTAGTGGCAAAGCAAACTTGACACAAGAGTCTGAACTCCTTTTCACCATACTATGTTCCCTCCCAGGTATAGGAATAAGGTTTAAATTAGGGGTCCCAAATCCTCTGGGAGCCCTGCTCTGGTGAgatgggtgggcctgacctatcCGGTAAGGTGAGTGAGATGTTGGCTGGGTCGTTGGTGAATTATTCCACGACCACTGTGGAGACACCAGTCTTGGCATCAGTTTCAATGCTGACACTAGTCTGGAGGTCCAAGTTGAGGCCCAGGTCGACAAGCTCACCCAACAGAGGCCTGCAGGAAATAAGATTCACAGTGAACAGAAGTCTAGAAGTCCCTTCACATTGCCCACTTGAGTTCCTCCATCTGTGTGGACATTATATGGGATGTCTATGGATAATGTCAATATGGTCTATTTTCTTTATGGAATCTACTTTTTTACATTAGGAGTTTATTCACCTGGCCACATGGGTTTGGTTCATGTGATATTTCTATACAGTATCACActgatgattaaaataaaaataatagttaacatttattgagaacaaaTTCTGTGTTAGGTGTTTCaaaaaaaactattttacatGGATTGATCCATTGAATCATTACACCAATACCATGAGGggaaagtactattattatctctattttcagaaagaggaaacatttggtatagagaagttaagtagctaTCCCAAGATCTCATAGCTAATGGATGATGAAATCATAGTGCCGTTAATTTATAAAGACTCTTCTACACATCCTCATTTTCCTATCTCTGTATCTGATTCCAGATTGGAGATTCATCGGCCATGCTGCACTGCCTCTCCCAAACCTCAGATTCTAATGCCTACTCATAGGGTCAGGGTGACGTTAGTGGTGATGGGGATACTCAGGCTAGCGCCTTTGCCATCAGGAGTCACTTCGAATTATTTGATATCCAGGATGTGGACGTTACTGATTTTCAACCTGTGCAAAAACCACAATTCACCCTTGTCACTCCTCATGACAGCCATTGCTGGGCACTTCTCTATGCCAGCATAGTGATGCGAATATGAGCCTCACTGACCTTGCCTGCTTTGTTCTTCATGAGAACCCTGTTCAGAGGTTTGAATCTCTCCATTGGATGGCGTGGCATACTGAGATTCAGACAAATGTGGTTTCCCCCAAGACTCCAAGGGTAAATATGTGCCAGAGCcagaatttgttgttgtttttttttaaattgaagtatagttgctttacaatgttgtcttagtttcaggtatactgcaaagtgattcagatatagatatagagatagattgaggtagatagagatatatattttatttcagattctttccccttataggtaattacaaaatattgagtatagttccctatgctatgcagtaggtccttgttggttatccattttatatatagtagtgtgtataaattaatcccaaactcctaatttatccccccacagcgctttcccctttggtaaccataagtttgtttttgatgtcagtgagtctgtttctgttttgtaaataagttcatttgtgtcatattttagattccacatataagtgatatcatatgacatttgcctttctctgacttacttcacttagtatgttcatctgtaggtccatccatgttgctgcaagtggcattatttcattctcttttatgtacAGTCAGAATCTGAACCCAGAACTGCTGGACTCTAGAACTTCGTGTGTGGAGCCACCCATGTATTGTGGATTCTGGTTTCCTCTCTCCTGAGGGCATTCAGACTATATATACTCAGCTATTTTCAGAGAAGACAAGTCTTATTCCTTGGAAAAGTGGTTTTAGGCACCAGCAAACAGGTAGAGGTAAGGGTAAAGAGAACCTTCATCCTGACCCTGAAATCACAGAATGAGAAAGCCCAAACCCATGAGATGCCCAGATAGGCCCTGCAGCCCTGCCTGTAATTTACCCAAGCTCTGGTAGAGCTGGCCTCAGACGACTTCCGCTCTGCAGGGACACACAAGGTTTATTCACCTTTCTGTCTTTGACCTTAATCTTACGTCCCTTAAAGATATGTATTCTCTTTTCTTGGAACAAAGATTTCTACCATGAAGCAGCGACTCACCCCATAACCTTTTCCACTActtgaaaaattttagaaaggaCTTTGTCCAACAAGTTCTCATCTTCCTGGATCTTCTGCTGGGCCTCCTGCCAAGACGTGAATTCCTGGAGCGCCTCCAAGTCGGCCTTCAATTCCTGAAGGATAGCTGTAGAAACAATCTCCATTTAGTGTGATACACAACTTATGAAGCAGCTACTATGCACCAGATACTAAATGAGACCATTTGcctctgttatttcatttaatctttataacaactccataaagtagatattattattgtcTGCACtctcagatgaggaaataaaggaTCAAAAGGTTAAGAAATgggcctaaagtcacacagctaaggaGACCTTGTTCCTTCCATGCTGCCTTCACACTAAGATATACTCATCATTCATCAACAAAGCAATCGATCCAGTGACCAGGCAATAGATATTGATTGCACATCAGCTTCTAGTAGTGAAGCTCTAATGAGATGCtcacacaaacaaaataaacttagaataaactaagaaatggaaaatctagaATCAAGGAAAAAATATGGCTCCAACTCACGAAAGTGGCAAATAGGAGTCCCTGGATTACAGCTTCGCAGCAGGCCTAGAAAGCAATAATTCATACAGGAGCAGGAGGACAGAGTGTCCTAAAGGGGGATCTTCAGAGAAAAGAGGGATTTGGTAGAGTAAGTGGTATGGTAGAAGTTGAATGgcacatttgaaaataattaagaatatatgtgcagaaaataattcaaataagaaGCAACAAGGCAACAACTcactcaaggagaaaaaaaaggctACAAGAAAAGATATGTAATCATAGTACAACAACATGGCTCTGCAATGGACAGTATCTATCTACCTAGTTATAATGACGCAAACAGAGATGGAAACTACATCTGGTCCTGAAACTAACTAGGTGACCTTGATCCAGACACTTCTGTTTCTGAGCTCAGTTTTATCAGCAATGAAATTGGAGAGTGGATCCCTTCTGTTTCTTTGCAAGTTGCCTAAGCCCTGGCAAGGTTTGAAAGGCAGTCATGTACAGAAGTTAGTTTCTCCTATAAAGAATGTTTGTCAGTGTGCTGCCAATGTttccagaaaatgaaaagcaGGCCAAGTTCTTTCAAGAAATCATAATTATAAGGAGATATGATTAAGTAGAAAGGTAGGTAGTTTTAAAGCTACCTAAGCTAAGTAGGGCTCAATTTCCAATCAGTTAATACAAATTACTAAGCTAATTGAATGACTCAACAGAAGAATatgctaaaaatataaataaaatatttgagttaAAATATGTAGATTCTTTCATAATTAGAGAGATGGTAAGTGAGATGAATTATAACCTTTCATCTGTGAGACTGGCAAAATATTTAAGTTTTCCATACCAGTGCCGTCAAGGGAGTAGAAAAAAAGACTATTGGAGAAAATGTTAACATAGGGGATTATTTGTCAATATccagtataatttaaaatgtgcataccttttgaacttttgaaatgttacttttaggaatttatcctatgCATGTATTAGAAAATTTACCGTGATATAATatgtaaagttttatttatttaagcattacttgtttctagaaaaataaaaaatgaatgaaccagGAACCAAATCACCACCTCTCTCAGGAAACCACCCATAAAGAGCAGCCCCTGGTGGCAGCCTTTGGTAATACAGGCATAGTGTTTAGAAGGCAAGCTCCTAGTTGCCACTGATCATCCCTCTTGCTGACTCACGTCCAAGTGTACTGTCAACGGTCTCAAGTCCTTTATCGAGAACAGGTTTCAGCATGCTAACAACATCATTGCCGAGATCCTCAAGAAGAGACGCTGAGGTCCCAGTGAGCAGGCCGCACAAGAGAACAAGTTTCCAAAGCTGAAACATCTTGTCCTGACACCTGGACAGTCATGGGGGGAACAGGAGTGAGAATTACCCATAGAGAAAAGGGATCTTTGATGAGCACCTATCACTCTTACACTCAACAGTCCTTTAAGATCGATGTGGTTATCTCCTCTCTTACAGATGGGCAGCACAGGTCAGAAAGCTAGAGCAACTTGCCCAGACATACACAGCCAGTGAGTGGAGGAGCTGCTATATGACAAGTTACACTTGACTCCAAGTCAATGCTCTTTACACAGAggtcctttgcacatgctgtcttctctgcctggaacatttccctcttctttgcctttttaCCTAAGTCACTTCCTACTGACTCTCCAGCTTTGGTAAAGACATCTTGTCCTCTATGAAACCCACTCTAGGCCCCTCCCCAGAGTCTAGGTTTAGGGGGCCCCACTCCACCATTTTGCTGCCTTCATTCTCTAATCGGAGTCCTGGGTACCAATTAGTGATGACTTGTCTATCTTTCCCTCCACTCTGTGAACTCCTTAGAGGAGGgactgtgacttatttcactgttGAATTCCCAACCCATAGTAAAAAGTCTGCACCTAGTACAGTACAACAAAATAAAGGTTTGCCAAATAAAAGTATGAACAAATAAAAGGGTGCCACATCATGACCCTGCATTGCTCATCAGTTTGACACTTCTAATATAATCTATCTATTTCTTAATTTCCTATTTTCAAAATAGTAGCTAACTCAAGTGGCCCTTCCCTTTGCCTCTTGCCCCCAACACCTTCTGAAGGCCTCCATGTGGGGAGACATTAATGGGGAAGTCCACCATTCACAGGTTTAGAGGAAAATACCAAATCCTTGCTCCCCTGCACAGTCTCCTGGAATTGTGCTGGGTGGTGATGGCCCTTACATGGTGGCGATGGGATGGGAGGCTGCCCATGGAAGCAAGCCCTGGTTTCAGAGCCATCCAAGGAGACTCCAAAGAAAATAACCCCTGTCCAGAGTGAACACAGAGACTTCCAACCCAAAGGTCACCGAGGATGCTTGAACTGGAATGGATGGATATGGAGAGGACTTTGTGCCAAGACTAAGATCAGGTTCTCATAGAGCCTCCAGCTGCCAAGACGGTTGCCGttgtgggtgggggctggggtaAAGACTGAGAATGGATAGAATTGATGAGTTGGAGAATGTTCTGGTAGGAGGACCCAGAATATACGGGTCCAGGCTGATCATCCAGCTTAATCCTGTCTTCATTtggaaactcaggctcagagagggaaagcaacCAGCTTGAGGTCACCCAGTAAGACAGGGACAGAGACGGAGCTAGAATTGTGACCCACAGAGTAAGGGTCAGAGACCATTGGGGTCATTTATGCCAACCCTCCTCTGGCTTCTGAGTGCTCTCCACAACATCCCTCATGGTGGAGCCAGCCTCTGGGCAAATGTTTGCAATGACAGGTTGCTCACTACAATCCTCCCAAGCCTGCCTACTCCATTTATTCAGTAGTGTTCCTCCTGAGAGTGAACAAAATCTGCCTCCATATTAACCCCCAATATTCGGTCTCCCTCTGCACACTTGCCCCCAACCCCTCTACCTTCAATGCAGCAGCCAGAGGGGTCTCTCAGCTTAAACCCAAAGTGCTCACCACGGCCCACAAGAGCCTGTGTCATTTGCTCACTGCCTCTCCAAACTCatctacccctccctccctggcccctACTGTCTTCCTTCTGTTCCAGAAAGATGACAGCCTCTTTGCTGCGTTGGGCCTTTGCACAGACCATTCCCTCTTCCCAGAACTTTCCTCCGCAACTGTCTCTGGCTCTCGACATCACCTCAGAACCTCCGTGACTGCCTGCCTGAGGTGGTCCCTCCCCGTCTTCCCCGATCTCAGCTCCTTGCTGGCTTCTTTCATGGCAAATCATCAAAATTTGActtttttcctttgctctctGCCCTCAGCCAGTTGTTACCACACCCACTCTGGGGTTTTCCTCTCACATGGGTCCCCTAGACCCTGACCTGTCTGTAGAATGCTCCAAGCCTCTCTCTGGGGCACCCTATAAGGCCATCTACTACCTGGGAAGGTGGCGAAGGCCCCCTCACCAGAGATGCTCAAGAATTTGATCAGATGACTGCTAAGGTCCTGTGTGACTTCGTGTGACTTCATGTGACTGTGAACCGTGTGTGATTCTAAATTTCCTCAGTCTATTGTTCAAAGACCATTGTTGAATATTTGTATGATTCTTCCCCCCAGATTTTCTTTCTACCTGAGTCTGGCTGCCTCATGGGGATATGGTTCCCTCAGGCTTcctgcctctttccttttctcaccctccctcctcccaagaCCCCACCTCCACCTGGCCGTGGCCTCCTGGGGTCACAGTGGCTGGTGTGGGTGCTGTTTCTCATCATGGACCACACCCAGGACAAAGCCAGTTTCTCCCACTGATGTCGGCCGCCTCTCATGGCTGAGCTTTGAGGTGAAATTAACTAGACACTCTTGTCCCCTGGGGGTGGGCCTGGAGGTGGGCACACATGCACCTCAAAGGTCCTGCTTTTTAAGGAGCCATATTCTCAGGGTCGCTCACTCCTCTGCAGGTTCACTGGCTCCAACACACATGAGGATAGGACTTTACCACACCCTCAAGGGCCCCCTTCTGCTAAAGGTTTAGTGTACACCAAGTCTGAGGTACACTAGACTAAATCTACCTAAGTGGAGAGAAACCATGCCCCCCTTTTTTCTGAGGTCTTCTGGATCCTAATCCCAGCAGTGTGTGTGGGACTCTTGAACAAGCACATACGTACTTACACATGTGAACATGTGCACATTCACACATGCACGTATGCACACGTGCAAGAACAAGACAGCATAAGCTAGACTCATATGAAGAAAACACATACATTTCCATCCCTACACAAGGGGTACATTTACAGTATCATGGAGACCATATAACTACTGTTCTGGATAAAAGAGCTCACTACCAGCAAAGGGGGCTTTGGGTCTGCACAGATTGCCTGGGTCTGTTTTTGTCCTTAAAAAATTTAGATACAATTATCTGACAAATCTCACTAGAGAATGAAGCCATAttaagggaatgagaaaatgtatCCTTTTAGTGCCTGGATTCAGCTGTGCCTGAAGTCCTCTATGCCCAGGACTTTCCAGTTCAAAtacatttctccctccctcttttataTTTGTTGAAGCCAGTGTGGTGAGTTGGATCATGCCATTC
This DNA window, taken from Balaenoptera ricei isolate mBalRic1 chromosome 15, mBalRic1.hap2, whole genome shotgun sequence, encodes the following:
- the BPIFA2 gene encoding LOW QUALITY PROTEIN: BPI fold-containing family A member 2 (The sequence of the model RefSeq protein was modified relative to this genomic sequence to represent the inferred CDS: substituted 2 bases at 2 genomic stop codons), whose translation is MFQLWKLVLLCGLLTGTSASLLEDLGNDVVSMLKPVLDKGLETVDTILQELKADLEALQEFTSWQEAQQKIQEDENLLDKVLSKIFQVVEKVMGLKISNVHILDIKXFEVTPDGKGASLSIPITTNVTLTLPLLGELVDLGLNLDLQTSVSIETDAKTGVSTVVVEXFTNDPANISLTLPDSPIGLVSEAVNTVVKLVRKTMSLVVQYEVSPQLLRAQSQACWGAGVTFPGLAAGGGEQGPDN